The nucleotide sequence GAAGGGACAGAATGAGCGACACAGCAAATCCAATGTGGGTTCTGGAGCAGGGTAGACATGGTGCAGGGCCAGTCGTGGCCCACACAAGGACCCATGGGGCTCTGTGTCCTTCGTTAATTCTTCTCTGGGCGGTTTCTGTTCAGGACAGCTTTAGGGGCAAATTCCAGCTTGTCCTTAAGGCTCACCACCTGGGTGTGGTCCTTGCCTAGCAGTTCATCCAGCTTTCGGTCCTCCCGGCGCTCAGAGAtgctcttctcctcctccacagGCTGGGGATCCTTCCCCCGGATGAACCATTCCAGGTGGTAACCCACAGCCCCGACCACGAAGGCCACAGGAAATGTGACATAGGGAGCATAGGTACGCACCACGGTCCAAAGCACAGGCCACATGACATCTGCAGAAGAGCACAAGGCAGCATTAGGGAGAAACCAGCATCCCCCTCCCCACCGAATGAGGACAACCCACCAAGGCTCTCCATTTACCAGGCAGCCTGGCAGAATTTACCAAGCACCCACCCCACGCAGAGTACCACAAGATGGTACCCTGCTTAGGCAACAGTTAGGGCCCTGAAACAAtctagaaaattttgaaagacatGACTGTTAGGGAAAAGGGGAAGGATCTCTATTTTATGTACTATACTCACTGACCATTATGCGACCATGTTTGGCAGTGTTCCCCAAAAGGGGAACCTCTGAGCCTACCTAACAAAGATTCAAGCCTGTGATTggccccaggccctccctccACAGTTTACCAACATTTCAGGGATGGAAAAGAGCCCTTCCCTGCTCTATGCAATTTCTCCATGAACACAGCCAGCCACACTTTTCCCACTGTGTATAGTCCCACTGTGACTCTCCTGGTCCAAGATAATGAGAAATAGTTCCTTTACCTCACAAGAAGAATAAGGAGTCTATTTAAATGGCCCAAACCCTAATCCATTACTCAACCATTCTGGATTttagataatgatttttttcctattctgaacTTGATCTTTCTAACAATGAGACATACCTATACTTTACAAAACTGCCGGCCAAACCTCTTTCAAAATACATTGTCTTCAACCAAACCCATACCCTCCTATTTGCATAATAAACTCCTAAAAATATCACCAACGCATTATTCATACTCTGAACGTGATAGGTCttgaatttttctgtaaaaacaaacaaaaaaacaaaaacaaaacaacactgtACAAGCCCATGGCAGGGGGGAGAAAAGTGGAATGGCCCTGGAGCGTCCTGAAATGAAGTAagacaacaccaaaaaaatacagaaacacacaaaTTGGTTCACTCTAATGGCCATTTAGTCTCATGACTATTATCATTAACAATTATCAAAGATtattcccggggcacctgggtggcccttgttttcagctcaggtcatgatctcaaggttatgggatcaagccccgagtcgggctccacactcagtgtggagtctgcttgtccctctccctctattcttccccccatttgttctctctctctaataaataaagtctttaaaaaaaaaattactcacattatcataataatacctaccatttattgagcacttatgtaCCATTCCTTGGGCCAAGCACTTTATAAACAGTATCTCCTTTTATCCTCATGTCCACTCTATGAGGTAGATGGTATTATCAgagggttaagtaacttgccccaaagTCCCAACTAAAAGATCATTCATTTCATTTGCACCTCTGTAGGTGTTTCTCCATCTTGGCTATCTCTAGTCTAAAGTGTACAACTGAAATCTCACCAAGGATAAAATGATTCTTTCTTTGGTTCCAATTCTCTCTGGAGGAATCCCAGCACTCTGTGGACCCAAGACTATAAGGGGCCATTATCAGGGAAAAAACTGCAGCAGCTAGAAGGTTCGCCTCTGGGTCCTTTGTCTTTGCACCAGCCCCTATGCCAGACAAGTCACCCGCTGGTCATCACCTGATCTTCACAACGCCTCTATGAGGTAGGAATTATTAGCCCAGATTTGTGTCTAAGGCCACAAAGGCTCAAGGACATTATGtgaacttgtccaagatcactaGAAGTGACAGAACCACTGCTTCTGAATCCAGGCTTCTCCAAACGTCaacacttgtgctctttctagtGGCAAGAACACACTGCAGATAGGTGTGCTGTTTCTGTCCAAATCCTGGACTTGGGGAGCGCTTCCTGCCATTTTTTTCCACCAACTTGGCATGGCACTATCTGGAAGAGCATCCCTTTTGGCAAACTCTAAGATTACTCAGAGATTTGAGAAATGACAGGACTTAGACGTTGTTAAATCAAACAATCCTGAAGAACCTCAAGCctaatacttctttttctttcctaccttTTATGCAAGCTCTCTATAAGTGAACACTTACCCTAAACAGCAATTCTCCATTCAGATCCCCAATTTGTTGTAAAAAATACCAAACACGAGTCCACAATTCATATCATCTCCCATATGCAGCAAAGGTCTCTCTCTCCGTTGTCCTGCCCACATTCTAATCATTCCCAAATACGtcagttcatttattcaacacttaGAACCACTTTCTCTGTGACAGACGTTGTGCTGGCGGCCCTACCCCACTTGTCTGCATTTCTCCAAAACACTTAAGCCCCAAGAGGGCAAGGACCACATCTGTGCGGCCCCCACTGTGTgctacccatcccccacccttcctgccctgcctgccATAAAGTGCTCCCAAaaagtttgttaaatgaatgaatgacagctCAAACAACGCACCAGTGTAAAACCACAGCAGTCGCCCACCCCCACGCCCTCATAAGGCGGCAGGAATACAGCGGGCTACTTTGCTGATCGGAAGAAGCTAAATGCTCCCTAACAATTCACCCCCAGAGTATGAAAACGAAGGCGGCAAAAGCGTCCCGCAAATACTGGAACGTCTTCCTTCCAGCCCCGCACAGAGGAAGCCTGAGCGTCCCGGTAAAGGTCAAGTGGGTTGCCAGGAAACCTGCCCTTGTGCGGACGCCCCCGGAAGCCCAACGAAACCCGAAGCCGCAGTCCGAGATTTTAAGAACTGTTAACAAGAGCAGAGGAGACCTGACAGGGTGGAAAGACTGGCCCTGACCGTCACTCGAGCCCAGCCCGGGGATGGGGGCGCAACTGAAGTCCGAGTCCCAAGTATCtagccttccttctccctcctctgggctcccggTGCCACCAAGCTCGTGGCCTCGGCAGCGTCCGTTCTCACCCACGTGCCTGAGGCCGAGAAGCCCTGGCCGCAGAGGTTCCGCTGGGCGCCCAGACACGGCCTCCGAGCCCTGGGAAGAGAGCTGTCAGGCCCAGCCAGGGCCGGAGCGGACACTCGCAATCACCCTTCCCTAACTCAGAGGTCACTGCCAGGAGCCGTCACCCGGACAACGGGAGGCCCCGGCGACCGCTCCGGGGAAGGGAGCTGCCCGCTGGGACCGCGTGCTCACCTGCGCCGCAGCCCGCACTCCACGGTCCTGCCTCCGCCCTCTGCCTGCCCGCCCGCCTGCCCGCGAGCGAGCCCTCTCCCTTGCTCGCTCGCCTGGAGCACCGACGTCGCCTCTCCCAGCTGCCCGCGGGGCCTGGCCCCGGGACCCCGCCCACCGGCGCCTGCTCTCTCGGAGCGCGCCGATTGGCTGAGCTCCAAAGGACCGGAGGAAGCTGAGAGTCCGCAGCGGAACCCGCTGCGCCGAGATGAGGACTGCGCCCCCTCGTGGCCTGGAGAGTTTCCCAGTGACGTCAGCACGTGCTTTCCGCGTGGAGAAAGTGGAAGGTCATCCATTCGTTTATTCAACTGATGTTTATTAGGCGTCTCTAAGACTTAGGTCTggacacacaaaaacaaaagacatgttCCTTAACTTCAAGAAGATCTCCTTAGCAGGATATAGTCTAGAACTCTGAGACCTCTTCAAATCTGGGCTAGTttttagccatgtgaccttgggaacACTATTAATCTGCTGGAGCCTCTTTTCCCTCTTACGCATAAAGGTAATAACATCTATTTCAAAGGATGTTGTGAGGGTTTGATAAGATAATGCATGTTAAGTGCTGTGCCAGGTACATAGCAACAGGGAAATAAATGGTACTATTCTCAGTATACAAAGAActgaaatataatgaaatctaAGTCTTGCCTGACCCCTTGATACAAGTATTCACTCCCCTTGTGTCCCCACTATGCCCTGTACAGACATCTATTTTATCAGGTATAGTTGACCTCTGAACAACAGGGGTCTgaaactgtgtgggtccacttacacatggatttcttttttcaataaatgcagaatggtactagaaatatattttctctttgttatgattttcttaataatattttcttttcgcctgcttattttattgtaggaatacagtacataatacatataacatacataatatgtgttaatcagctgtttatgttatcaggaaggcttctggtcaacagtaggctattagtagttaagtttgggggatgtcaaagttatacatggattttccaCTGTTCGGGGGGTGGGTGCCCCTAGTGCTGTcattgttcaggggtcaactgtatagAAAAATAACACCAAAGCTCAAGCTCTGGAATGCCCCCACTGGCCCTACCTTCTCACCTCTGTTCCACGAGTCTCAGCCACGCATATTTACTTTAGTAACACAGGCTAAACCCCTCATATTCCCCCATGCAGACCAAACTGTTTCAGACCTCTGTGCCTTCATTTATTATGCTTTTTCATCTACCTGAGTGCCCTTCCCACCTTTCTTTACCAAAGTAGCTCTGGCTCATTTTTCGAGCTTAAGGGACACCTCCAGAGGAAGCCTCCTAGACTGCATCATCACGTTAGATGCCCTTCCTCTATGATCTCAAAGAGGTCAGTGCTAAGCTCTCGCAGCGGAGATAGAGAGAAAAGAACAGTATAGAGAAATATGTGAGAAACCATTATTAGCAGCACTTGTTCCCTAGATGAATGTgtagagaagagaagggaacagaaTTGCCTAGAACAATTAGCATTAGAACATCGACATGTGCTAGACACTGGGGATACAAAAATGACTAGAACCCCCCCTGCCTTCAGGAGTTCTCGGACCAACCGCTGGGGAAGCAGAGGGCTCTACAAACTGTCCAGGGAGTGTGAGAAACGTGACAGCAGAAGCATGCATGGGTAGCGCAGAGGAGGAACCCAGGAAGAATCAGGGAGGGCTCACCAGAGGAACCTGCCCTTGAGCTGAGTCTCAAGTGATGGCTAGTAGTTCAGTCAGGCAGAACTGAGTGGGGCTTGAGAGCACAGACCTAGGAATCAAaagtgggttcaaatcctggccctgcTGCCTGCTAATCTCAGAAAAGCTGTTTACATTCTTTGTTTAAGCAGATGCAATGAGAGTACCCATCCCCTAGGGTGGTTCTGAGTCCTATTCACCTAATGTGTATAAAACGCTTGGCACGGTACTTGGCGCCTcctgagtgctcagtaaatggccACTGGTATGTTTAGTATTCCCCAAATTGATTCCTCCTTCTGTAATGATCTATGTCCACTTATGGTTTTACTTATTCACTAAGCCAAAAACCTAACTGACATCTTCAAAATCTCATCTTTGCACTATTCCCCAAACCCAGCTTAGAGCACCTGAGTCTCCTGAATGTCTCTCAAGTTCTTCATCATCCTCATCTCTTACCTGGACTACCTAAGCAACTCCCTCAATGGTCTCACTGCCTTCTATTGCTCCCTCCAGTCCATTTCCATTCTTAGCCAAAGGGCCTttcaaaagtttaaataaaaccatgaagtctccggggcacctgggtggctcagtcagttaagcatctgccttcggctcaggtcatgatcccagggtcctgggattgagccctgcattggcctccttgctcagtggggagcctgcgcctctccttctcccattccccctgcttgtgcacacttgctctctcttgctctctcactctctctcaaataaataaaatcttaaaaaaaaatgtgaaatctcCAGCTTAAACCCCCTCTCTTCTGGAACACGGGTCCCTTCTGGCCACATCTCCTCTATGCCCTCTATACCTCTGTCCGAGCCTGTCACCACCCTCCAGTCTCTGCTCTTCCCATGatcccacacacacagacatacccTACCATGCATTTGCCCAAGCtggtccctctgcctgaaatgaatgtcctccctctcttcctctgctgcaaAACTCTAACTCATCCTGCAAGACCCAGTTCAAAAGGCCCCTCTTGCAGAAAGACTCAACTGACTGCAAGAGGCCTCCTCCTTTGGTATCCTCAGCCCCTCTGGGAGAAGCCTCCCTCTGTATGTGCCATTCTCTTTATGTGCCTGACTATGGCCACCTGGGAGCAATTGAAAAGCACAGGGACTGGATCTAATCCTTCACTTGTCCATGGAGCCCAGTACAACTGCCCAGCCCTCAACATCCAAAGACTCCCCACCACATCAGCTCCACATGGGGAGATTTAGATGTCAGTCTGTAGCAAGATGCCCACTACATTCATTCAGGGCTGCCCTGCTCCTCTGTGCCCACCCCTTATACCTCCTGGTCCTGGGAAATGTGGCCCAGTTTCTAGGAAAAGACATAGAGCCATAAAAACCTGTAGAGTATAGAAGGTTAAACTCAGACTCAGCCACTTCTCGGCTTTGTGATTTGGGGTAAGTTGTTTAGACCTCAGAGTgttagttttctcacctgtaaatggTGGTAACAACAATATCGGCTTCAAGGATTGCTCTGAGTATCATCTAGTACAAGCCTTGCCCACGTCCcccttttagagatgaaaaaaactCAGTCTCAGAGAAGTGACGTGACCCAGCTAAAGGCTCCGCAAGTCTAGGGGAAATAGACAAATGGGCATTTCCAGTGGAAACTTTTGGACGATCATCCAACCTAAGTGTTCCCAAACCTGGCTGTCCAACAAAATCACCTGGCACACTTGTTAAAAACTCATTTGGGGGCAGAGAGTCTATTCACAGTCTTGgacagggcccaggaatctgtgtgGGATCAGCTCCAAGCTGACTCACTTTCGGGAATTTGGATCACATGGGGCTCCTCTCCACTTTCCAGTGGTCtcatataagtgtgtgtgtacgACCTCTTGCTTTTCAAGCAGTCTTGCACGCTGGCCTGTAAAATAGCTGTTCATGCCCCTCTCCTGTTCAAAACCCTTCCGTGGCTCTCCACGGCTCTGGGGACGCAGGCCCACCCACCTCAAGTTGACCCAAAAGCCCAGCATGGTCATGCCTCTGCACTCCCgatgctccctctcctcctggccttTGCATAGCTGTTGTCTGAGCTTGGAACATTCTTCCCAGCACTGGCCCTCCTCCAGTGGCTCTTTCCAGCACTCACCCTTATTCTGTAACTGCTTGTTTACTTGTCTGTTTTTCCCATAAGACCGTTAGCACCATAAGAGTGGAAATTACACTCGTTCAGGGCTATCTCCCAGGTGCTGGCCAGTGCCAACACTGGTTCTTGATAAATggctgctgaataaatgaatgagaattgTCCAGTCCAGTGTGGCCCAGAAGGGCAGTCGAAGCCTTGGATGGctcttcttcctgcctcagggtgACACATCAACCCCAAGCAATGGATGGGGTTGCCAGACCGGGTGGGGGCTGCCATCAAACCCTCTCTGGACTCTGAAAGCTGTAGAGTTAAAAGCTCCCGGTTTGGCATGACACAGACCTGGGTCCACCACTCCTAGCCCTGCCTGTGACTTTGGACAGGTCACTGAACCTCTCCTGAGCTTCAGCTTTCTCACCTGTCCTAAGGATGAGCTACATTCATGTAAAGcactccccctccaccccaccgcCTGACCCAGAGCAAACATCCCATAAACATTAGCCATCACTACCAGCGGCGTTGCTACTTAGCTTCCCAGGAAAGTTCCATTCTCCTCCTGGGCCGCCACCGAAGTGCCCACCCAGAGAAGGCATCAGAAAAGGTGACAACACTAAATTGAACAGCGTTTCTGCTGCTGATCAGGAAGGAGCGGAACAGAGATAACACGGGACCCTTAGAGGAAGGGAAACCAGTATCCATCCGCGTCTAAGAACAACAGCACTCCCTGTTTATTGAGCACAGGCCggtgggccaggcactgggctctGGCCTGCCCGGTTGCAGGAAAGCCTGGGAGCACTGGGGGGCAGAAAGACAAAAACGGACTGAACTAGGAGTGGTGAGGAAAACACCCTGCCCTCCTCACCGCCCCTGGGCCGCTCCAGGAGGGCTCAGGTCCTTCTGTGGCCACCAGGGGGCCGAATCCTCTTTGCCCCAGCTGGCCCAGGTTACCACACTCTCCCCAAACGGAGCGTGgctcctggcctcccctccccccactcccctacccaccccccatttccctgccccccccacacacacacacactcccggCTCCCATGCACGGGGCAGAGGTGGCTCCTGGAGAGAGCAGCGGGCTCGAGTGCAGTTCTGCCgttttatttttcctgggatACTCAAGGGGATGTGGGAACAGCCACAGGTGTGGTGAGGGGAagccccatctcccctccccatcagctgggaaaggggagaggcccaggcgccctggtcctGGGTTGGTCCAGCCACTGCGGTCCCTGGGCCCGGTGGGCTgagggctgagtgtggagcccctgggagggtggggcaggcTCCTAGGTGGGGTTCGGGATTCTTCATAAAAAGCCACGAAGCTTGATCCCCACGAAGCCCAGCcccgcggggtgggggggggagagggggacgcAGAGCCCAGATGGGGGACCCGGCCCGGCCTGGCCCGTGGTGGGGGAAGTAATGGCAGAGATGGTGCCCCTGCGGAGGTGGTGAGGACGAAGCGTCGGACCAGGAGAGAAGGGGGTCCAGGTGGGGGCGCAGGGCGGAGAGGCacggcccccagcccagcccgggCTCCTTCGCGTGGGGTCAGGAAGGTAAAAAACCCACGAGAGTGTGACGGGCAGGAGGGGCCGGGGCGTGCGGTGCCGGCGGGGCGGGCGCACGGGGCGGCCCGCGTTCACAGTGACCTCGACGCTGGGTGTACAGTACGGGTAGAAAACCGCGGGCCCGGGCCCGGGCTGGGCGGGCCGGGCCGGTCACAGCCTGGTCTGGGCCTCGGGGATGTAGATCTCGATGCTGTCGGCGCTCTCGGTGGCCGAGCTGTGGCGGAAGGAGGCGGCGCGCTTAGCCGCCAGGAGCCGCTTGCGCGCTTCCTGCCGCTGCCGGTCCACCGAGTCCAGGGAGCGCTCCTTCACCGGCACGCCCCGGCCCCGCGAGGGCTTCTTTGGTATCGGCGGAGGGaccttcttctcctcctgccgGGAGAGGGGGCGGCGACTCAGTCTGGGGGCAGGGTCCCCCCCCCGCCAGTCCCCCACTCGCGCCCCGCCGCCCCAGGGGACGAACACCGCGCGGCTCCCACGCGGGAGGGCGGCCAGAAGCCCCAGGTGTGCCGGGGACAAGGTCTTGTTAAAAATTACGAATCCGGGCGCCCCCTGGTGGCGCCGTTCGTGACAACTCGCATCCGAGTGATCGATCGCTCCTCTGGGGTCGTGGGTGGGAAGTGGGCGATTTCCCCCCAGTCGGGAGGAATGCGCGGCCCCGACTCACGCGGGGCAATGGGGGTTCGCTACCAGGCCTCTGGGCCTCATCACAGACAACGTCTAGTGAGGCCCTCCAAGATCCCCTCCGTGCCTAGCTCCAAGCTAAGGGCAGCCCCTCTTCTGAAAGCTCTAGTTCCGCTCCCTCAGACTACAGCTGGTCTGAGGGGGCTGCAGCCACCTCAGGGTTCTGGCAGCTCAGGCACTGATGGGCACAGGGCCAAGCAGATGGCAGTGACCAAGAGTGTGGTCGTATTGGAAGAAGATGATCACCCTCACCTGtccaggactgcctttgctgcccaTGAATGCCCTcagctcccctcctctccccacacagGCCCTCTGTGGGGAAGGGCATTTTCCAGGGTCTGGCCTCTTGGCTTGAAGGGACTCTCCCCCTACCTTAGGCTCCAGGAGTTTCCAGCTGTTGGCCTTGAGTTGCTGTAGCTCCAGGAACTTGAGGGTCACATCCTCAATAGAGAGCTGCAGGAGGTCCCAAAAACCCGCCAGGTCCTGGAAGGTGGGCACGGGGAACGCAGTGGGGTCCTTCAGTGGAGGGAAACAGAGGAGAGGCGGCCAGTCAGGAAGATCTGCTCCCCAGCCAAGACCAGAGAAAGCCCCATCCACCCTCCCCGTCAGGAAGCTCAGCCCGGGacagtggggttggggggtgggaggcagggagacaagAAAGAGCCCAGGCCTCTCCGTCTTGAGCACAAACACCTGGTCTCACCTCCAGGGATATACACCCTTGGTAGGCTCCAGCCCATG is from Zalophus californianus isolate mZalCal1 chromosome 4, mZalCal1.pri.v2, whole genome shotgun sequence and encodes:
- the SMIM12 gene encoding small integral membrane protein 12 isoform X1 — its product is MVHKCSINDVMWPVLWTVVRTYAPYVTFPVAFVVGAVGYHLEWFIRGKDPQPVEEEKSISERREDRKLDELLGKDHTQVVSLKDKLEFAPKAVLNRNRPEKN
- the SMIM12 gene encoding small integral membrane protein 12 isoform X2; this translates as MWPVLWTVVRTYAPYVTFPVAFVVGAVGYHLEWFIRGKDPQPVEEEKSISERREDRKLDELLGKDHTQVVSLKDKLEFAPKAVLNRNRPEKN